In Bacteroidota bacterium, the genomic window CCTGCCCGGTCATATTGCGGATCAAATTCGAGGGCTTCCAGGAATTTGGCGTACGCTGCAGGGTAGTTTTCCTGTTCCAGCAAATCAAGACCTTCGGAGTATGAAATCATGGCATCTAACGAGCGGGTATCTGTACGTGCGCCGAGCTGGTGCTGCTCGATATCCACATTGATACTTTGGGCAACATTGAGACTCAGCTGATCAGCCAACTCAAAGAAATCGCCGGCTTTACCAGTGACCTTTTCTGTCATGATGATTTCGCCCGTCTCTACCTTCACCAGGCGCGCGGTAATCACCATTTTCTTGCCGTGTTTGATATATGAACCCAGCAATACAGATTGTGCCCCAAGTAACTTGCCGGCACGTACCGCTGTCTGCTGATCAACGCGGTTTTCATCTGCCTGTAAATCAAGTTCAGACAGTAGCCACTGGATCCGCTCGCGCTCGATAACCTTCAGGCTCGTCGCGCCATTCAACTGGTTGATGAACAGCGAGGAAAATCCCTTTTGCAGCGGATTCAATTTATCGTGGTCATCGATACTGTTGTTGGTAAAGTCGAGCACAGCAAGTGTTGTCACACCTGGATCGTGCTTTACGCCATAATCTCCGTTTTCCGTCTTCCGGACGTCGTAGTAGAGGCGCATAAGCGGCGGTGACTCCTGATCAGGATCTAACTCAATGCGCGGCGGCTCCAGCTTGACCATGCCGCTTAGCGCTTCTTTGGCTTTCTGTTCGTTTCTGCGGGCAACGTAGGCGCGGCCGAGGTAATGCAATGCATCCCTCCGCTTCACGCGGTCGCCGGCTTCATTCTCGGCAACAGAGGAAAAGAGTGAAATAGCTTCTGAGAAATCGGCATTCTCATATGCCTTAACCGCTTTATTGAAGGTCTCGTCAGGATCGTCGCCCTGAACCTGAGCGGCAACAGAGAGATGTATTGCCATGTCCTGGTTTCTTTCTGTGTTGAACCAGAAAGACAACATGGTAACAAAGACCGATAGGGTCAGAAAATAGATTTGATTGATACGCATGGTGTTTGGGGTCTTATAATACTACACCATAAAATACGGGCACTATCCCGCTCACCGCGGTAGATGCAAGGTCCTTTTTGGGTATACGAAGGTGGGATAAATAGCAACAGGCCACTACCCCTGAAGGAGTAGTGGCCTGTAAATATTGTGTTATCCAGCTAGCAAATTAGCCGGCGTTGGTTAGCAACAATGGCTTGATGCTATCCGCTTTTGTCCGCGCACGGCTATAGTTTGAATCATATTCAAGTGCCTCTTCAAACTTGAGGTACGCAGCCTGATAGTCTTCCTGCTCCAGGAGTTCAAGCCCCTCTGAATACGAAATCATCGCATCCAGCGAACGCGTGTCTGATTGCTTGCCAATCATGGTATCCTGTAGCTTAACATTGATGCCCTGAGCCACTTTCAAACTGAGTTCTTCCGCCAATTCGAAAAAGTCTTTGTCTTTGCCGGCCACCTGCTCAGTCATCAAGATTTCACCCGTCTCAACTTTAACGAGGCGGGCATTAATACGAAGCTCGTTCCGGTGCTTCATGAAAGAGCCAAACAGTACGGACGTCGCGCCCAGCAATTTGCCAGTACGAACAGCAGTTGCCTGATCCACGCGGCCCTCCTCCTGCTGCAGGTCGAGCTCCTGGAGCAACCATTGGATGCGTTCGCGTTCGATCACTTTCAATCCGGTCGCGCCATTCAATTGATGCACCATCAGCGAAGCAAATCCACCTTCAAGCGGATCAAAACGCTCCCGATCATCGAGGGAATTGTTGGTAAAGTCTACAATGGCCAGCGTCTGCAAACCAGGATCGGCGCGCTCGATTTCGTAGCTATCTGTTTGCTGCTTCCGCACATCGTAGTACAATTTCATGAGCGGCGGCGACTCTACATCAGGATCAAGCTCCACAATAGGGGGCTCGAGTTCGATAAGGTCTTTGAGTACATCGCGTGCCTTGTTTTCATTGCGCTTGGCAACATACGCGCGGCCAAGGAACTGGAGTGCTTCTTTGCGTACCCCTTTGTTTTGAGATTCGTCGCCGGCGACATCAGCAAACAAGGTGATGGCCCGGTCAAATTCAGCTTCATGGTAAGCGCTCACAGCATCTTCAAGCGAAGACTGCGCAAACAAACTTGTCACAGGTAACAGTACAAAAAGGCCAACAAGCAGCTGGCACTTACGTGTTATCGAGATGTGCATATCGGAAATAGCGTTGATGATAGCAATGCGTGAAATGCAGACTGGGGCAGGACACAACCGATGTTTGCCTTCAGGGCACATCAAGCTGTAGTTAACATCACATAGTACGCAGCAAAAACAGAACCCAATTCAGTTTTTGGCGCAAAAAAGGAGAGAACCTACCGCTTTTAGACGCTATCGCAAACCACTGAGAGGCGCTTTGAACCTGCGTTTACTGCGCTTTTGAGATGTCAAAGAAGAGTTTGTGTTTGGTCTCTTCTATGTCAAAAGTCGGCGCGATTTGCAGCGTTTGCGGTTCAGAAAGCGTGTGATTACGCCGTTTTAGTGAGAACGTGTATTCTCCAGGGGTCAATGGATAATCCCCAACTGGTGCAGTCCCGTCAGCTTTCCCATTGATAAAAAGATTAGCAAAAGGTGATGCCGGCTCATCAGGCCCCACCCATTTCAATTGAATATTAAGTTGGTGTACAAAATAGCAAATCCGTTCAGTGGTTTGACCAGCCCGGACAGTCACGGTTGTCTCCCGGCTTGCCCCCGAAGCAGGATCTTCAAACTTGACGCTGTGGGTACCTACTGGCAGCTCAACACCCGACACACTGTCTGTATACCGTTCCCCATTCACAAAAATCCGCCCTGCCGGCTCTGCTTTAAGCGTAACGCGTCCTGTGGCAGCAGGCTGCACTTCGGGTCTCGGATTCGTTTGCCCCGCATTGCCTTGATTAGGATTCCCCCCTGAAGGTGTGCCTGCGTTAGCAATCGGCTGCGATATACGTAACAATGGGAATGCCAACACCTGCTGCGCGCCGGCATCAACAGTAATCATGGTGTCCAGGCGCTGGTATCCATCCATCTGCAACGCCAGGTTGATATTGCCAGCGGGAAGATCCAGTGATAAGCCATCGCGCGAGGTCACACCTGCCAAATCACTCCCCACAAACACAGTCGCACCCACCGGGATACTCGAAATATTCAGCGCAGCCAGCGTAGTGCCATTATCAGGTGGTGTACCTGTTGGCGTTGCGCCAGGCTCTTGTGTAGCCAAAGACGGCTCCCCAGTCTCTCCCCCGGTAAACATGCGGTATAATGGATAGAGCAACACCAGTCCTGCGATGAGGCCCGCAATCAGCATCGGGTTGCGTTTCGACGTTTTCTGCAGCGTTCGCGGTGTTACCGGAATTTGCGCCGGCTGATCGGTTGCAATTGTTGCGGTTTGCGGTGTCGCGTACGCTTCTTCAACGGCTTCCAGCATTTGCTGGGCCGACTGGAATCGTTTTTCAGGGTCTTTGGCTATTGCACGCTGGATGATATACACCAGCTTCGCGGGGATATTGGGATTGTACTCAAGCGGGGAGGGCAGGTCTTCTTCCACGATCCGTTTCAGAATGGTGAACGTCCCCTCTTCTACCCCAAACGGCAATACACCGGCCAGCATCTCATACATGGTCATGCCAAGCGAATAGAGATCGCTGCGCTGGTCGATGGTGGTACCCAGCACTTGTTCGGGCGACATATACCGCGCGGTGCCGGCCATGCCCTGCGTAACCGTGCTTTTCCCATCATCCTGCCGGAGTTTGGCAAGCCCAAAATCGGTCACTTTGACGCGGCCCGTTTTGGTAATCATTATGTTGCGCGGCTTGATGTCACGGTGAATGACACCCACGCTATGTGCGCGAGCAAACGCCTGCAACATCTGCTTCAACACCACATGCGCGCGGGAAAACTCTATGACACCTTGTTCAATCTCATCAGCTAGCGTCCATCCATCCACATACTCCATTACGATAAAGAAATTCTCCTCCACCTTTCGCAAAGCATGCACACCAACAATAAACGGACTTTCCACACGCGCAAGCGCCCGCGCTTCAGATTGAAATCTGCGCAAGAACGTTTCGTTAGAAACCAGGTCCGGGGCAATCATCTTAATGGCAACTGTACGCGACAACGCGATATCTTCTGCCTTGTATACGATTCCCATTCCCCCTTTCCCGAGTACCTCGAGAATTCGGTAGCCATCAATAACCTGGCCGATGGAAGAATCACCTTGTTGCATGGGCATTCTGGTGCGCTGAATAGCGCGTTGGAGAATACAACTTCAGGAATTGCACTATGACTGAACCAGGCAATTGGGCCAGGCGCAGTTGCGGCCTATACGGCGCGCAGTACCAGCGCAGTAGCGTTATCGTGACCACCTCTTTCATTGGCCATATCAACCAGCTTCTCTGTTGCTTCCTGCGGGGTCATTTGTACAACAATTTGCTGAAACTCTTCAGCAGAGACTTCGGATAATCCGTCTGAACACAGCAAAAAGCTCTGATCCGACTTCAGTTCGCCGATGTCGTATACATCAATTTCCAGATTAGGCTCTACACCCATTGCGCGGGTGAGTGTATTACGTCGCGGATGAACGCGGGCTTCCGCTTCGGTCAGTACACCCTCTCGTCTCATTTCTTCGACAAGTGTATGGTCATCTGTTAATAAATCAATGCCGTTTTTCTCAATGCGGTAAGCACGCGTATCCCCAACATGGGCTATACATATCTGGCCATTGGAAAGGACAAGCGCGGTACAGGTTGTGCCCATCCGGTCAAATCCATTGCCTGTTTGTGCTTTATCGTAAATACAATCATTGGCTCGCTGGAAAGCCTCTTTAAGGCGTTCCTGAACTGGCGTATCTTTACCACTGAAAAATACCCGGGGCACTTCCAGCAACGCAAT contains:
- a CDS encoding CsgG/HfaB family protein, coding for MRINQIYFLTLSVFVTMLSFWFNTERNQDMAIHLSVAAQVQGDDPDETFNKAVKAYENADFSEAISLFSSVAENEAGDRVKRRDALHYLGRAYVARRNEQKAKEALSGMVKLEPPRIELDPDQESPPLMRLYYDVRKTENGDYGVKHDPGVTTLAVLDFTNNSIDDHDKLNPLQKGFSSLFINQLNGATSLKVIERERIQWLLSELDLQADENRVDQQTAVRAGKLLGAQSVLLGSYIKHGKKMVITARLVKVETGEIIMTEKVTGKAGDFFELADQLSLNVAQSINVDIEQHQLGARTDTRSLDAMISYSEGLDLLEQENYPAAYAKFLEALEFDPQYDRAGNKAKSIEPMLYVAGMASDG
- a CDS encoding CsgG/HfaB family protein, giving the protein MHISITRKCQLLVGLFVLLPVTSLFAQSSLEDAVSAYHEAEFDRAITLFADVAGDESQNKGVRKEALQFLGRAYVAKRNENKARDVLKDLIELEPPIVELDPDVESPPLMKLYYDVRKQQTDSYEIERADPGLQTLAIVDFTNNSLDDRERFDPLEGGFASLMVHQLNGATGLKVIERERIQWLLQELDLQQEEGRVDQATAVRTGKLLGATSVLFGSFMKHRNELRINARLVKVETGEILMTEQVAGKDKDFFELAEELSLKVAQGINVKLQDTMIGKQSDTRSLDAMISYSEGLELLEQEDYQAAYLKFEEALEYDSNYSRARTKADSIKPLLLTNAG
- a CDS encoding serine/threonine-protein kinase, with product MQQGDSSIGQVIDGYRILEVLGKGGMGIVYKAEDIALSRTVAIKMIAPDLVSNETFLRRFQSEARALARVESPFIVGVHALRKVEENFFIVMEYVDGWTLADEIEQGVIEFSRAHVVLKQMLQAFARAHSVGVIHRDIKPRNIMITKTGRVKVTDFGLAKLRQDDGKSTVTQGMAGTARYMSPEQVLGTTIDQRSDLYSLGMTMYEMLAGVLPFGVEEGTFTILKRIVEEDLPSPLEYNPNIPAKLVYIIQRAIAKDPEKRFQSAQQMLEAVEEAYATPQTATIATDQPAQIPVTPRTLQKTSKRNPMLIAGLIAGLVLLYPLYRMFTGGETGEPSLATQEPGATPTGTPPDNGTTLAALNISSIPVGATVFVGSDLAGVTSRDGLSLDLPAGNINLALQMDGYQRLDTMITVDAGAQQVLAFPLLRISQPIANAGTPSGGNPNQGNAGQTNPRPEVQPAATGRVTLKAEPAGRIFVNGERYTDSVSGVELPVGTHSVKFEDPASGASRETTVTVRAGQTTERICYFVHQLNIQLKWVGPDEPASPFANLFINGKADGTAPVGDYPLTPGEYTFSLKRRNHTLSEPQTLQIAPTFDIEETKHKLFFDISKAQ
- a CDS encoding Stp1/IreP family PP2C-type Ser/Thr phosphatase, translating into MNISYGATSHVGLVRSENQDAYGSFPENNPDSADERLFIVADGMGGHLGGKEASRIALLEVPRVFFSGKDTPVQERLKEAFQRANDCIYDKAQTGNGFDRMGTTCTALVLSNGQICIAHVGDTRAYRIEKNGIDLLTDDHTLVEEMRREGVLTEAEARVHPRRNTLTRAMGVEPNLEIDVYDIGELKSDQSFLLCSDGLSEVSAEEFQQIVVQMTPQEATEKLVDMANERGGHDNATALVLRAV